The genomic segment TTTGACATGTATGAATAGTTCTAATTAATAAAGTGCTTAATACTGTGCATATGTCCAGTAAAATAAAGGCTGAATTTCAAGCTGCAGGGAACATGGGTAACTGTCTATGGGACATGTGTTACCCGAATTTGGCTGTTGCCCACTGTGCCCAGTATAGACCCAGGCGGTGCCGTCCCACCCGATGCCCCACACCAGCCCCAGACTGTTAGACTCTACACAGCGCAGGTGGCCCGGGACCTGACGCCAAAACCTGCAGCACCATACAGCGGAAGCACCCAGCGTTAGCCACAGAATCGTTAACACACATATTTTAGCACACAGAGCTGCCAGAAAGAGTTTGAAAGAGACAGGACaatgtgttagcatgttagctacaCTGACATTATCAGGTCAAAGTGACTCAAATCAGATTGTTTTTTGATTACTTTCAGGGCTGTATGACCACAGAAGTTCAATTGTCAACTCAGATTtttcaaatctgatttgtgtcACTTCAGCATGTCGTCCTAGACTGGATAGATATCAGATATACAGTTATAGAGTGACATGTATGGGGACTCTTTACAATAAAGCACTGTCCTCATAAACCAGCAGAACAACTGAAGCAGTGCTAGCAATACCTAGTTAAAAGAGCAAAAACCTGCTGCCTAGCTCTTCTTATCTTTGTCAATCATTTGCCAAATACCTGGATGAAGGCTTTCCACCCTGTGAGCTAAATGTCTACAAGTTTGCTGTGATAGCATACATTTCATGTGATTCAGTCTAGCTGCCTGAGTGGTCTCacaaaccagattttttttttttaacatatgcaagaagaaaaaaattaacagtaaTGAGTCAGATGAAAGTCAAATGCAAAGCTTGTAACTACGATCATTAATTATCAAATTTAATCTGCATTGAACTGTAATTGAACAACCAGGCTGGTAATGTGAATGTAGCTTTAGTGGCGTACTCACTGGTACAACAcagaacacagacaaaaaaataaataaaaaatgatgggGCATCAATTCGAGACTATGAAACAGAGAACAAAGGGAAATGCAAAGCAGATGGACAAAATTCCCCGCTTAATATAAGTCTCACATGAGGTCACAGGCCATTGTGTGTGCAGGGGCCTCCAGGGAGAAGGATGGCTCATGGACCATGATGTCTCCCTTTGAGGTGGTGGACCAAAGAGCCGGTCTCGACGGAGCACTTGTGATTCCTCGACATTCACAGCAACAGTCAGACAAGAGGTTCAACTGAACccacatgacagaaaaaaaaaaaaaaaattgtgaataaaaagtaaatattaagaACAATAAATTGTTCAATTCTATCGAGCATAGGAAGCTCCATGCATCACTTTCACCTAAATATTTTCCACCTgctctgttttattaaaaaaaataaaaatcataccCAGTCATTCATGTCTTTTTCAGTTTGAGCTGCAAGAACCAGAGGCCACCTCTGCTTGGTTCTTTCGGCTGTGTACACAACAAAGGCATAGTGGCAGTCCCGGAGCACCGGCATTAACACTGTCACCTCATTTATAAAGACATGTAGGTACTGAAGAGAAGGAACAGAGAGTGTGCAAGCAGAGCAATGAGTCCACATCTATATATTTGTTTCACCTGTCAAGTATAGTACACATATAATCTCATATGAGAATTTAACTGGTTACGACCTGTAAGCAAAACCAACCTTTTTCTCATCATACTGTGTGTAATAGACAAAGAAAATGCTGTCCTTCCTGCCATCAGACCTGGTGGATTGCTCAAGAGCAACACCCACATCGACCCAGCGGTGGGGTTTCCAATCTCTCCACCACCGCAGTGTACCTTTACGCACCCACactgactggaaaagaaaacagagaaatgacagaaccacatataatgaaagaaaatgtaatgGGAGAACAGATATTCAAGTttagtcaagtttatttataagcaggtttaaaaacaacagacattaaccttttacagaaaagaaagagaaatgccATTAGAAATGAAAACAGTCTTACATTGCTTCTCTCCAGTGGTTTCTTGCTGATGTCCTCTCTTTGTTCGTGCTGCTGAGGCTGCTCGCTCCAGGCTGCTGACTGGACTGGAGTCAGTGACAGGGAACTGGTGAGAGGGCCTAAGAGACAACCATACAAGTCAACCAGCCATAAAGTTAACAAGTACAATACAGCAGTCAGTGCTTTAAAAACCAAGATTAtgctaaatttttattttttatttttatgttgataCTTTATTTTACTAATAAATTATGTTGCAGCCTGCAGTATCTGTGTTTCATCTCCTGTCTGTTTAAGGCTGTCCTGTAAAAAAAGCCCAGACTGTTTGGTTGAACAAAACAGCCCACTTAGGATTCACTTTCTTTATGAGTGTCTCCTGGTTTTTCTTGAGTGATGCACCCCAATAAGAGGATAAGAGTCCATAAATTCCAATAGGTGACATGAACACAGACTCTGATCAGTTCTTTCCCTTCCTACTTCTTTCCAGTCCAACATATCAGGATACATTTTTACTCGTTGTGAGGcctgtttttgttacattccaCTACTGTCATTTAggagatgcttttatccaaagcaacttacagtggttaggcagtagcgttcAGGGTCTTGCCTGAGGGCCCAAATGGAAATATTCGTCCCCTGGGAGACGGATgttctgccaactgagctatccagccactTTGTATCAGCAGAacatttttggaaaataaaGGTGTTTTGTATGTACAAAAAATTGAGGTTTATGAGAAAATAAACCCCCAGAGAGAATGTTACAGCTTGATAACAATACAGACATACAGATCCAAACTGCTAATTGTGTTTGGTGATTTCCCTTGAGATGTTTGCCTTTCATTATTTTGTGAGTTTTCATTTCACATGCTCTTACTATCCATTTAATATAGACCTATCAGAATAGGAAATTCTGAGTGGATACATCAAACCTAAAAGCATCACAGACATCCTGTGTGTGTACCTGTAGGACTGAGCCAGCTGATCTGTGAAGCTGCGTCCACATCACAACCTCCACCAGAAATCCAAGCCCACACTGGCCCGTCCTCTTCTCCAATGCCTTGTGAGTTCTCCAGAGTCCCCAGAGCATAAGTGGCAGCTGCTCCACCACCACCCATCAAACGGCTGGCTGCCTCTGCACTTCGAGCAGCTTCAGCACCCTCCAGGTCAACATTCATCCAGGGGACATCATGTCCTGCAGCCAGAGGGGTTGGAAGTATCGGTGCAGGACTTAACTCCTCGTCCTCTTCTTGTGGTATCTCTTTAATGGACGCTTGGGGTGTGGGAGCTCTGTCACGATCTGAGACCAGACTGTTGATAAAGCTGTCACTGGTGGGGATGAAGGGTTTAGGGGCATCCTGCTGGGGGGCTGATGGAGAGTCTTTTATTTCATCGGAAGGTGCAGGTGTGTCGGATCCACCTAAGGGGACTATACAGGGAGCCTCTGCCTCCAAGACTGGGGTGCTAGTTGCACTGCGTTGTGGGTCAGTAGGACCTAACTCTGAGTCTGAGTCAGTGCAGCTCAGTACTGAGCCTTGTGAGGCTTCAGTCAGCTGGCCACTAAACTCACCCTCATCCCTTTAAAAAAGGTACACATATACAGTAAAGGGATTAACAAAAGTGAAATATAAAGATTAAGTTTACTGTGATTTATGTGCTAATAATTCAGTTTAATATACAGACCTTTGTGGTATAACCTCTTTATTGCAGCCCCACTGGGCAGAAACAGGGATCCAGCCATTTCCACTTGGTTCAGACGGGGCCACACCCATCCTAAAATACAAACCACGGTCTTCACCAACCGCCCACACCTAACAGAAAGAGCagtaaaagtgaaaaacaaGGAGCACAGCTgtacaataaaacacagtaaatgtcattttcatttattgagCTGGTAAAATAAATTCACTCTCTGTGATCACAACAGCATGAAaaaaccaaattaaatcaaatacaaTAAAAGTTTTATGGACTCTTCAAACACCCATCAGAGGCTCAACCAGGAAGCAGTCAGCTGTTACTTTATAAGGCCATATACTGTAACACTGGTCCTGCCACCTCACATAGGCCATACCCATAACTGCAACACTGAAATATGAAATAAGGGATATGATGACGATGGCTTGGCCAGCTTCTAATTAGGGAATCTCCCATATGTCAAGCCAGTGGGAATACAGTCTGGGGATATATAAGGCTGGGCCTGGGGTGCTGCTGCTGGGACATTGGCTGGACCTGCTGGCTTTACTCGTGTTACAGGGCAGCTGCAGGGCAAGACTAGAGGTTAGAGGTAGAAAGGCTGCGGGTGGGAGGGGTGAGACACAGAAAGGGAGGAGGTGTGAGATGGAGGTTTGCAGTGCTAGCAAAGTCTTCAACAGTGAGACACAGAGTGAAGAGTTTCTCCCTTGACCCCAGCCCTGATCTGGCCTGTCCTGAAACCAGATCCAAGGAGAGGGTGAGGTGAGTCAGTCAGAGGGGAAGCTGCTAAAAGCACATCGGCTGTGTAGAGAAGAAGCTAGCCACAGtgtcctttaaataaaataaaacaaattttaaaaaacttctgtaaaatataatctaattgtatacatttcatatacagaaataaacatttaatgccATCAGAGCAGTTTAATGGCAGCTAAATTCCCTTTATCTGCATATGGGAGCAGAGTTACACCAGCTACAAAAATCTCTTAACCTGGTCATTGAGTCCCacatccaccatcatcatctcccCTCCGATGCTGATCCAACCAGAGCCACAGGGGTTGTGGGAGTTTACACCACGTCTGAAccacacctggacacacacatacatatgttaCATCTGCAATGAACCAAACTTTTCAGACCATCAGGTATGAGAACAGTACTGATTTGCCTTGTAGTCTTTGGTGACAACCCAGACCACGCTGACTCCAACAGCCACATGAAGAGCTTCAACCTCCTTTCCTGGTGGATCCACTTCCACCCAGGAGGTACCTGGTGGAGGGAGAACACACAAATTGTTGAATGGCACAATACAAGAACAATACATGATGATAACAAGCTGTTTAGCTGAATCAAATGACCTTTAATGGCACTTCTTAAAACGGTACacaacaacatttaaaatatatgagACTTGGAAAGATTTGATTTGCCAAACACATTTTGGGATATATTTTATGACACCCCTACAACTATGATAACACATAAAACTGATTCCTACAATTAAAATATACTCTGAAGCAGCTGAAAAGGGGCAAATAATGAGATATTTGAGAATAATTTAAAGAGCAAATGCATGCTCTGGTGAATGCTGACCAGTTGGGCTGTCCAGACTGAGACCAGTACGAACCAACAGATTCCCATCCCACAGTAAGGCCCAAAGAAGATCTCCAGGGCCAGCTGATAACTGAGCCACCTCTTTGGGCACTTCCACTTCCTCCCAGCTGGTGCCTTCTGGGACACGAGGGTGGATACCTTCTCTAAACCACACCTGCATGATtagaaataatttaacaaactTTATACATTGACAGGTTAAATTACATGTTAGCAATTTGACTCACACAATAACTTTAGTTATCTAAGCTGGGACATCAAGTCAGTCAGTGTTTAATTAGTTAAAAGAAACTAACTTTGATCCTATGATTTATTTGAAGTCATGCTGCCCTCTTGTGGAAAACGAAGAGCAATGACTGAGAGCAGCCTGCTGcagaagtttctctttatgatTTGAtctaataaaactttaaagctTAGAACGAAAAGAAGTTGCTTACAGACTAAATTGACACCACTGTGAACAAAAGTCAGTTCT from the Melanotaenia boesemani isolate fMelBoe1 chromosome 2, fMelBoe1.pri, whole genome shotgun sequence genome contains:
- the tecpr1b gene encoding tectonin beta-propeller repeat-containing protein 1 isoform X2 gives rise to the protein MMPSETSIRYREETYENQRWNPVDGFTDVLLPTDRWPWSDVTGMNPQPLHSFQLPSRSWEWEGDWYVDQTCGGESNQTGGWEYAVDFPANFSPDKKWNSCVRRRRWIRYRRYTAQGTWAKIPLDNLRKTPLPLCDISCGGWEMSDQSGRYPYLWGVSQQGQVWFREGIHPRVPEGTSWEEVEVPKEVAQLSAGPGDLLWALLWDGNLLVRTGLSLDSPTGTSWVEVDPPGKEVEALHVAVGVSVVWVVTKDYKVWFRRGVNSHNPCGSGWISIGGEMMMVDVGLNDQVWAVGEDRGLYFRMGVAPSEPSGNGWIPVSAQWGCNKEVIPQRDEGEFSGQLTEASQGSVLSCTDSDSELGPTDPQRSATSTPVLEAEAPCIVPLGGSDTPAPSDEIKDSPSAPQQDAPKPFIPTSDSFINSLVSDRDRAPTPQASIKEIPQEEDEELSPAPILPTPLAAGHDVPWMNVDLEGAEAARSAEAASRLMGGGGAAATYALGTLENSQGIGEEDGPVWAWISGGGCDVDAASQISWLSPTGPLTSSLSLTPVQSAAWSEQPQQHEQREDISKKPLERSNSVWVRKGTLRWWRDWKPHRWVDVGVALEQSTRSDGRKDSIFFVYYTQYDEKKYLHVFINEVTVLMPVLRDCHYAFVVYTAERTKQRWPLVLAAQTEKDMNDWLNLLSDCCCECRGITSAPSRPALWSTTSKGDIMVHEPSFSLEAPAHTMACDLMFWRQVPGHLRCVESNSLGLVWGIGWDGTAWVYTGHSGQQPNSGVASQMHQQTDVRSIHVYENQRWNPMTGYTDKGLPTDRPMWSDESGLKECTKANTHPPSPQWSWVSEWAGDYNIPGGTDKEGWQYAADFPTTFHGHKTMKDFVRRRRWTRKCKIAIRGPWKQVPPICLSDISLMPCLAQSRMEQVPVWALSDKGDVLCRLGVSPQNPAGSSWLHVGTDQPFKSISIGGANQVWAIAKDGAVFYRGSVSPQNPAGECWYHIPSPPRQTLRQLSVGRTSVFAVDENSNLWYRQGLTPSYPQGSAWELISNNVTKVSVGPLDQVWIIADGVPGFPFETPGAICHRLGVGPMQPKGQSWDYGIGGGWEHISVRGNSAEAPRAPHPPPAGPPRSPVPQRPSTQANGNAVCV
- the tecpr1b gene encoding tectonin beta-propeller repeat-containing protein 1 isoform X1 produces the protein MPITLLWAVDVYGRVYSLSTAGQRWVRADDTLLELKRVTAGKGRCWGIGCDHHVYLNMMPSETSIRYREETYENQRWNPVDGFTDVLLPTDRWPWSDVTGMNPQPLHSFQLPSRSWEWEGDWYVDQTCGGESNQTGGWEYAVDFPANFSPDKKWNSCVRRRRWIRYRRYTAQGTWAKIPLDNLRKTPLPLCDISCGGWEMSDQSGRYPYLWGVSQQGQVWFREGIHPRVPEGTSWEEVEVPKEVAQLSAGPGDLLWALLWDGNLLVRTGLSLDSPTGTSWVEVDPPGKEVEALHVAVGVSVVWVVTKDYKVWFRRGVNSHNPCGSGWISIGGEMMMVDVGLNDQVWAVGEDRGLYFRMGVAPSEPSGNGWIPVSAQWGCNKEVIPQRDEGEFSGQLTEASQGSVLSCTDSDSELGPTDPQRSATSTPVLEAEAPCIVPLGGSDTPAPSDEIKDSPSAPQQDAPKPFIPTSDSFINSLVSDRDRAPTPQASIKEIPQEEDEELSPAPILPTPLAAGHDVPWMNVDLEGAEAARSAEAASRLMGGGGAAATYALGTLENSQGIGEEDGPVWAWISGGGCDVDAASQISWLSPTGPLTSSLSLTPVQSAAWSEQPQQHEQREDISKKPLERSNSVWVRKGTLRWWRDWKPHRWVDVGVALEQSTRSDGRKDSIFFVYYTQYDEKKYLHVFINEVTVLMPVLRDCHYAFVVYTAERTKQRWPLVLAAQTEKDMNDWLNLLSDCCCECRGITSAPSRPALWSTTSKGDIMVHEPSFSLEAPAHTMACDLMFWRQVPGHLRCVESNSLGLVWGIGWDGTAWVYTGHSGQQPNSGVASQMHQQTDVRSIHVYENQRWNPMTGYTDKGLPTDRPMWSDESGLKECTKANTHPPSPQWSWVSEWAGDYNIPGGTDKEGWQYAADFPTTFHGHKTMKDFVRRRRWTRKCKIAIRGPWKQVPPICLSDISLMPCLAQSRMEQVPVWALSDKGDVLCRLGVSPQNPAGSSWLHVGTDQPFKSISIGGANQVWAIAKDGAVFYRGSVSPQNPAGECWYHIPSPPRQTLRQLSVGRTSVFAVDENSNLWYRQGLTPSYPQGSAWELISNNVTKVSVGPLDQVWIIADGVPGFPFETPGAICHRLGVGPMQPKGQSWDYGIGGGWEHISVRGNSAEAPRAPHPPPAGPPRSPVPQRPSTQANGNAVCV